The Apium graveolens cultivar Ventura unplaced genomic scaffold, ASM990537v1 ctg178, whole genome shotgun sequence genome has a segment encoding these proteins:
- the LOC141700104 gene encoding uncharacterized protein LOC141700104 encodes MIPVAPCATCGGHHPGRACYRQTGACFLCGSMSHRAKDCTVSRNTGGGGTGGGSGSQQNLTARVFALTANQATANSGTISGTLLIGRRDAYVLFDTGSTHSVVSLSFVRHLGVAPSLLYPHMFISTPMGNSVVISDVYRECPIAVGDRRCKVNLLPMEMHDFDIILGMDWLSEHRATIDCQGKRVIFGDANKPEFVYQGSQPKGDVKLIFALKASKLLSKGCDGYLAFVKDTSKDEPRIEDYPIVREYEDVLPDELPGLPPHREVKFTIELVPGAEPISKAPYRMAPLELQELKEQLQELLDRGFIRPSVSPWGIPVLGIELDPAKVEAITNWPRPSNVTEGYEIYIAFLEGIQAGLGYEA; translated from the exons ATGATTCCAGTGGCTCCTTGTGCTACATGTGGTGGACATCATCCAGGTAGAGCTTGTTATAGACAGACTGGGGCTTGTTTCTTGTGTGGTAGCATGTCCCATAGGGCAAAGGATTGCACAGTGTCACGTAACACTGGTGGAGGAGGAACTGGCGGTGGTAGTGGCAGTCAGCAGAATCTTACAGCCAGAGTGTTTGCATTGACTGCAAATCAAGCAACAGCTAATTCAGGTACCATTTCAGGAACACTTCTTATTGGTAGACGTGAtgcttatgtgttatttgatactgGTTCGACCCATTCTGTTGTGTCTTTATCATTTGTTCGTCATCTAGGCGTTGCACCTTCATTATTATATCCTCATATGTTTATTTCTACCCCGATGGGGAATTCTGTTGTTATTTCTGATGTGTATCGAGAGTGTCCGATAGCTGTTGGAGATAGAAGATGTAAGGTTAACTTGCTTCCCATGGAGATGCATGACTTTGACATTATTTTGGGCATGGACTGGTTGAGTGAACATCGTGCCACAATTGATTGTCAAGGAAAAAGGGTGATCTTTGGGGATGCAAATAAACCAGAATTTGTATACCAAGGGTCTCAGCCGAAGGGGGATGTTAAGTTAATTTTTGCTCTAAAGGCGAGTAAATTGTTGTCTAAGGGCTGTGATGGCTACCTTGCTTTCGTGAAGGATACATCGAAGGATGAACCTCGCATCGAGGATTATCCAATTGTGAGGGAGTATGAAGATGTGTTGCCCGATGAGCTACCAGGTTTGCCACCACATAGAGAGGTGAAGTTTACTATTGAACTTGTTCCAGGTGCCGAGCCTATTTCTAAGGCGCCTTATCGAATGGCACCACTtgagttgcaagaattgaaggagcaGTTACAAGAGTTGTTGGATAGAGGATTTATTAGGCCAAGTGTGTCTCCTTGGGGCATTCCTGTGct GGGCATTGAGTTGGATCCTGCAAAAGTCGAGGCTATTACTAATTGGCCCAGACCTAGCAATGTGACGGAG